A section of the Pseudomonas lini genome encodes:
- a CDS encoding PilZ domain-containing protein, translating to MSTLDEEDRREYYRIEDTIALEIRPLSAPEAAGQEVLQDASPLFNLLSELHLSEFESQHLLRQISERDRAIAAFLKSQNKRIDLLSQVVALTVLGQIGEPQPVIISEGGIDFQYPTPIATGAHLSVKLVLMPQALGLLLRARVTHCDRKGDGYDIGTEFEYLSDAQRQLLARYILQRQAQERRLAREQNESGI from the coding sequence ATGTCGACATTAGATGAAGAAGATCGCCGCGAATACTACCGTATCGAGGACACGATCGCACTGGAAATTCGGCCCCTGTCTGCTCCCGAAGCCGCAGGCCAGGAAGTGTTGCAGGATGCTTCCCCTCTATTCAACCTGCTCAGCGAACTGCACCTGAGCGAATTCGAGTCGCAACACCTGCTGCGACAGATCAGCGAACGCGACCGGGCCATCGCCGCGTTCCTGAAATCCCAGAACAAACGCATCGATCTGCTGAGCCAGGTGGTCGCCCTGACCGTGCTCGGACAGATCGGCGAGCCGCAGCCAGTGATCATCTCCGAAGGGGGCATCGACTTTCAGTATCCGACGCCCATCGCCACCGGCGCGCACCTGTCGGTGAAACTGGTGCTGATGCCGCAAGCCCTTGGCCTGTTGCTGCGGGCCCGTGTCACCCATTGTGACCGCAAGGGCGACGGCTATGACATCGGCACCGAGTTCGAATACCTGTCCGATGCCCAGCGGCAATTGCTGGCCCGTTACATCTTGCAGCGACAGGCACAAGAACGACGCCTGGCCCGCGAACAAAACGAATCAGGCATTTAA